The following proteins come from a genomic window of Candidatus Bathyarchaeota archaeon:
- a CDS encoding metallophosphoesterase yields MKAFPSPKEYLNLIDKVENLLLKERETGFFNGGKVDKGLVKIEAKGKLIVVGDLHGDLQSLNYIIKESKFLKSKYSMLIFLGDYIDRGVYSPEVLYRVLSLKLNFSSRVVVLRGNHEGPEDLQASPHDLPYQLVNKYKEDGMKIYFRIKKLFNILPYVGLVEGKYLFLHGGPPHTASSIKDYINACETHPKKSFLEEILWNDPIENFEGVLPSPRGAGKLFGENITNNTLKILNVKMIIRGHEPKNEGFSFNHNGKVLTLFSRLGAPYFNSSASYLEINQKNESFIIKKFTYR; encoded by the coding sequence ATGAAAGCTTTCCCTTCGCCGAAAGAATATTTAAACTTAATTGATAAAGTTGAAAATTTACTTTTAAAAGAGAGAGAAACGGGATTTTTTAATGGGGGAAAAGTCGATAAAGGATTAGTTAAAATTGAAGCTAAAGGAAAACTTATTGTGGTAGGAGATCTTCATGGGGATCTTCAAAGTTTAAACTATATTATTAAAGAGAGTAAATTCTTGAAATCTAAATATTCGATGTTAATTTTTTTAGGTGATTACATTGATAGAGGAGTGTACTCACCTGAAGTATTATATAGAGTTTTAAGCTTAAAACTCAATTTTTCAAGTAGAGTCGTAGTTTTAAGAGGGAATCATGAAGGTCCAGAAGATCTTCAAGCTTCTCCTCATGATTTACCTTATCAACTCGTTAATAAATATAAAGAGGATGGAATGAAAATTTACTTTAGGATAAAAAAATTGTTTAATATTCTTCCTTACGTTGGTTTAGTTGAAGGAAAATATTTGTTTCTGCATGGAGGCCCCCCTCACACTGCCTCCTCAATAAAGGATTATATTAATGCTTGTGAAACTCATCCAAAAAAAAGTTTTCTTGAAGAGATTTTGTGGAATGATCCTATAGAGAATTTTGAAGGAGTCCTTCCATCTCCAAGAGGTGCTGGAAAGCTTTTTGGAGAAAATATTACAAATAATACTTTGAAAATTTTGAATGTAAAAATGATTATAAGAGGGCATGAACCTAAAAATGAAGGATTTAGCTTCAACCATAATGGTAAAGTGTTAACATTATTCTCTAGATTAGGAGCTCCATACTTTAATTCTTCAGCAAGTTATCTCGAAATAAACCAGAAAAATGAAAGCTTTATAATTAAAAA
- a CDS encoding AAA family ATPase produces MKKIIAIVGMPGSGKSLISEAAINLNFPVYSCGDVIREEAIKNNLSLTHENLSKIMIEIRKKNGEAAVVKKIIPKIMNNEGNIIVVEGIRSRAELEELKKYFNVKVLAVHASPKVRFERLKTRGRSDDPKTYMEFSLRDEKELKLGIGEAIALADKMLINEDSIEKFFYMALNVLKEIERDE; encoded by the coding sequence ATGAAAAAAATAATAGCAATTGTAGGTATGCCAGGTTCAGGAAAAAGCTTAATTTCTGAAGCTGCAATTAACCTTAATTTCCCAGTTTATTCATGTGGAGATGTAATTAGGGAAGAGGCAATTAAAAATAATTTATCTTTAACTCATGAAAATTTAAGCAAAATTATGATTGAAATTAGGAAGAAGAACGGAGAAGCAGCAGTTGTTAAAAAAATAATTCCTAAAATTATGAATAATGAGGGAAATATTATTGTTGTTGAAGGGATAAGAAGCAGAGCTGAACTTGAAGAGTTAAAAAAGTACTTTAATGTTAAAGTGCTTGCAGTTCACGCCTCTCCAAAAGTGAGATTTGAGAGATTAAAAACACGAGGAAGAAGTGATGACCCTAAAACTTACATGGAGTTTTCTTTAAGAGATGAAAAAGAGTTGAAGCTTGGAATCGGTGAAGCTATTGCATTAGCTGATAAAATGCTTATTAATGAAGATTCTATAGAAAAATTTTTTTATATGGCATTAAATGTTTTAAAGGAGATTGAAAGAGATGAATGA
- a CDS encoding AAA family ATPase, with protein sequence MKTIAIHSYKGGTGKTSIAVNLATIAAAKGKNVCILDYDFRAPSLQVAFGENPKFWLNDFLEGNISLQDALIELTDKYNFKGKLLAGFANPNSQALRSMMIKDRIWEMRALHKTLSAKRSLNQEMGIDILIFDTSPGMIYSSINALASSDLIFIVMKGDEYDLEGTKELINGLYEVLGKKTQIILNKIPLNYFTSETSEKLKISIQEKLGLPVISLIPCDCNLLATGGRAIIAINQPNHPFVKAISNITDKIQL encoded by the coding sequence ATGAAAACGATAGCTATTCATTCCTATAAAGGTGGAACAGGAAAAACTTCTATAGCTGTTAATTTAGCTACTATAGCTGCTGCTAAAGGGAAAAATGTTTGTATATTAGATTATGATTTTAGAGCTCCAAGTCTTCAGGTTGCTTTTGGAGAAAACCCAAAGTTTTGGTTAAACGATTTTTTAGAAGGTAATATTTCACTTCAAGATGCTTTAATTGAATTAACTGATAAATATAATTTTAAAGGTAAGCTTTTAGCAGGTTTTGCTAATCCCAATTCTCAAGCTTTAAGAAGTATGATGATTAAAGATAGAATTTGGGAAATGAGAGCTTTACATAAAACTCTTTCAGCTAAAAGAAGCCTTAACCAAGAAATGGGAATTGATATTTTAATTTTTGATACAAGTCCAGGAATGATTTACTCCTCAATAAATGCTTTAGCCAGTTCAGATTTAATCTTTATAGTTATGAAAGGAGACGAATATGACTTAGAGGGAACAAAAGAACTTATAAATGGCTTATATGAAGTTTTAGGAAAGAAAACGCAAATAATTCTTAACAAAATTCCTTTAAACTATTTTACTAGTGAAACTTCTGAAAAACTTAAAATTTCAATTCAAGAAAAACTTGGTTTACCTGTAATTAGTTTAATTCCATGCGATTGCAATCTTTTAGCTACAGGAGGAAGAGCAATTATTGCTATTAATCAACCTAATCACCCTTTTGTTAAAGCTATATCCAATATAACTGATAAAATTCAATTATGA
- a CDS encoding transcriptional regulator has translation MELLKKISKSLEELNEKIDKLTEKAALIEVKPKKISVENLPLDAATLLSLPDHLRKTAIAICSLGEATAEEVAEETKRARAVESDYLNQLVALGYLKKKRIGKKVYFSIEEKKE, from the coding sequence ATAGAACTTTTGAAAAAAATAAGTAAAAGCTTGGAAGAATTAAACGAGAAAATTGATAAATTAACTGAAAAAGCTGCTTTAATTGAGGTTAAACCAAAAAAAATCTCTGTGGAAAATCTACCTTTAGACGCTGCAACTCTTCTTTCTCTTCCGGATCATCTTAGAAAAACTGCTATAGCTATTTGTTCTTTAGGGGAAGCAACAGCAGAAGAGGTTGCTGAAGAAACTAAAAGAGCTAGAGCTGTTGAAAGCGACTACTTAAATCAATTAGTAGCTTTAGGATATTTAAAAAAGAAAAGAATTGGAAAAAAAGTTTACTTTAGTATTGAGGAGAAAAAGGAATGA
- a CDS encoding carboxypeptidase regulatory-like domain-containing protein, with translation MHYKKCFIKFMFFTALALLTFLLSINQAYSTNTLLISANVSKESYSIGEYVRIDGIVKDDFGAPVPGVSISIQVNKPSGEILHLGLIYSNQNGAFTHEFKVPSNAEAGTYIIYLTASKQGYSDATTQISCLVVPEFNALTITFLSITLVLILNKRFKKKKE, from the coding sequence ATGCATTATAAGAAATGTTTCATAAAATTTATGTTTTTCACAGCTTTAGCCTTACTAACTTTTTTATTATCAATTAACCAAGCATATTCGACAAATACTCTTTTAATTTCAGCTAATGTATCTAAAGAATCTTATAGCATTGGAGAATACGTTAGGATAGATGGTATAGTTAAGGATGATTTTGGAGCTCCTGTACCAGGAGTTTCAATATCTATTCAAGTTAATAAACCTTCCGGAGAAATTTTACATTTGGGATTAATTTATTCAAATCAAAATGGAGCATTTACTCATGAATTTAAAGTTCCATCAAATGCTGAAGCTGGAACGTATATTATTTACTTAACTGCAAGTAAACAAGGCTATTCTGATGCAACAACTCAAATCTCATGTTTAGTAGTACCGGAGTTTAATGCATTAACAATCACTTTCTTATCTATAACACTAGTGTTAATTTTAAACAAACGCTTTAAAAAGAAAAAAGAATAA
- a CDS encoding asparagine synthetase — MKESLIRISDLTSVNNLAKEEKKAIFKIETGILRVMVNKLIEKGFYWFLPVILAKSTDPLWPDAQASIEQRIEIEIYNEKVKTMQSMIIHKRILVSSGIEKIFLLSPNIRIERKERAKTGRHLYEFTQLDVEAAYWKMNDIFKLFEELIVDSIIYVKKNFSDELKILKRDIEIPETPFKTFKRRELEKNYGEKWELTISKTLKNPVWVTDIPREFYDYEDEEKNEWRNFDLILPEGYGEVISGAEREYEYKKIVKKIERDGLNKNDYKIFLSFAKEGKLKPSTGAGLGVERFVSYVCGVKHVAEVQPFPRIPGIVPEL, encoded by the coding sequence TTGAAAGAGTCATTAATTCGAATAAGTGATTTAACTTCAGTAAATAATCTAGCGAAGGAAGAGAAAAAAGCTATCTTTAAAATTGAAACTGGAATCTTAAGGGTTATGGTTAATAAACTTATTGAAAAAGGTTTTTACTGGTTTTTACCAGTTATATTAGCTAAATCGACTGATCCTTTATGGCCTGATGCGCAAGCAAGCATAGAACAAAGAATAGAGATCGAAATTTATAATGAAAAAGTTAAGACTATGCAAAGTATGATAATTCATAAAAGAATTCTAGTTTCTTCAGGAATAGAAAAAATCTTCCTTTTATCTCCAAATATTCGAATAGAACGAAAGGAAAGAGCTAAAACTGGAAGGCATCTTTATGAATTTACTCAATTGGATGTTGAAGCTGCTTATTGGAAAATGAATGATATTTTTAAACTTTTCGAGGAGCTTATTGTAGATTCAATAATTTATGTTAAAAAAAACTTTAGCGACGAACTTAAAATACTTAAAAGGGATATCGAAATTCCTGAAACTCCATTTAAAACTTTTAAAAGGAGAGAGCTTGAGAAAAACTATGGAGAAAAATGGGAGTTAACAATCTCTAAAACTTTAAAAAATCCGGTCTGGGTGACCGATATCCCAAGAGAATTTTATGATTATGAGGATGAAGAAAAAAATGAATGGAGAAATTTTGATTTAATTTTGCCTGAGGGATATGGAGAAGTTATTTCAGGAGCTGAAAGAGAGTATGAATATAAAAAAATAGTTAAAAAAATAGAGCGCGATGGTTTAAATAAAAATGATTATAAAATTTTTTTAAGTTTTGCTAAAGAAGGAAAATTAAAACCTTCAACAGGAGCAGGTCTTGGGGTTGAAAGATTTGTAAGTTATGTTTGTGGAGTTAAACATGTAGCTGAAGTTCAACCTTTCCCAAGAATACCGGGAATAGTTCCTGAATTATAA
- a CDS encoding ZIP family metal transporter, producing MLSWIIGSVILVSFISLIGASTLIIKDKILNNILFSLVGFSAGALIGGAFLHLLPEALSQTNSITIFLYVILGFTLFFILEKAFYWRHCHEGRCPIHTFTYLNLIGDGIHNFIDGLIIAASFVVNVSLGITTTIAVIIHEIPQELGDFGVLVYGGFSKFKALYWNFISALTAVFGALFGYFFIIYVENITLPLIPFTAGGFLYIAASDLIPELHKQPELKKSILSFFLFLIGVTFMGFMKIVFE from the coding sequence ATTTTATCTTGGATTATAGGAAGCGTTATATTAGTAAGTTTTATATCTTTAATTGGTGCATCCACATTAATTATTAAAGATAAGATTTTAAATAATATTTTATTTTCTTTAGTTGGTTTCTCAGCTGGAGCATTAATTGGTGGAGCTTTTCTTCACCTTCTTCCAGAAGCGCTAAGTCAAACCAATAGTATAACAATTTTTCTTTATGTCATACTTGGGTTTACATTATTTTTTATTTTAGAAAAGGCTTTTTATTGGCGGCATTGTCATGAAGGAAGATGTCCCATTCATACATTTACTTACTTAAATTTAATTGGAGATGGAATACACAATTTTATAGATGGTTTGATTATAGCTGCAAGTTTTGTCGTTAATGTATCACTTGGTATAACAACGACAATAGCGGTAATAATTCATGAGATTCCTCAAGAGCTTGGAGATTTCGGTGTTCTAGTTTATGGAGGTTTCAGTAAATTTAAAGCTTTATATTGGAATTTTATATCTGCTTTAACAGCTGTTTTTGGAGCTTTATTCGGTTATTTTTTTATTATATATGTGGAAAATATAACTTTACCTTTAATTCCCTTTACGGCTGGAGGATTTCTTTATATTGCAGCTTCAGACCTTATTCCGGAACTTCATAAACAACCTGAACTAAAAAAATCTATTTTGTCCTTTTTTCTTTTCTTAATAGGTGTGACTTTTATGGGTTTCATGAAGATTGTTTTTGAATAG
- a CDS encoding bifunctional fructose-bisphosphatase/inositol-phosphate phosphatase, which produces MDWLKILKEAAKNVKENIGPILRSKEASEKVGWGAGGDTTRKIDYIAEKTIIETLTKFNVSCILISEEIGIKKLREDAEEFIILDPIDGTINALRGVNFYCCSLAVSKNLFLNGVYTGLVMNLVNGDIYYAEKGKGAYLNNNKIHTSNVTNLNEALVGLDLCFTNSETIMKITNIFNYVWHTRHFGANALELCQIASGVTDAFIDIRNKIRAVDIAASQLIVKEAGGVIVSLNGEELNMKITPKEKTSFIATANTQLCEQILKILKMSI; this is translated from the coding sequence ATGGATTGGCTTAAAATTTTAAAAGAAGCGGCTAAAAATGTTAAGGAAAATATAGGCCCAATATTAAGATCAAAAGAAGCTAGTGAAAAAGTAGGATGGGGTGCTGGAGGCGATACAACTAGAAAGATAGATTATATAGCAGAAAAAACAATAATTGAAACATTGACTAAATTTAATGTTTCATGTATTTTAATAAGTGAGGAAATAGGAATAAAAAAGCTCAGAGAAGATGCAGAAGAATTCATAATTCTTGATCCGATAGATGGTACAATAAATGCTTTAAGAGGTGTGAATTTTTATTGTTGCTCTTTAGCTGTTTCTAAGAATTTATTTTTAAATGGTGTTTATACAGGTTTAGTTATGAATCTTGTAAATGGAGATATTTATTACGCTGAAAAAGGTAAAGGTGCATACTTAAATAACAATAAAATTCATACATCTAATGTGACAAATTTAAATGAAGCTTTAGTAGGTTTAGATTTATGCTTTACAAATAGTGAAACTATAATGAAGATTACAAATATTTTTAATTATGTTTGGCATACACGACATTTTGGAGCTAACGCATTGGAGCTTTGTCAAATTGCAAGTGGAGTTACAGATGCTTTTATAGATATAAGAAACAAAATTAGAGCTGTAGATATAGCTGCAAGTCAATTAATAGTTAAGGAGGCGGGGGGAGTTATTGTTTCATTAAATGGAGAAGAATTAAATATGAAGATTACACCTAAAGAAAAAACTTCTTTTATAGCAACTGCAAACACTCAATTATGTGAACAAATTCTAAAAATTCTTAAAATGTCAATTTAA
- a CDS encoding transcriptional regulator: MSSEISLTPIGRESIHKLESALLAGTLLRPEVLSMLKESSERLTWVDSLAVAAAALAREKAKMSISQIAEELGRSEATIKNHLAGKTKAGQLVKETYEKFASKGVEIPSLSFIDEIESLKKQLEEERNRKLTLEKKLINIKEKLQLLLTEI; encoded by the coding sequence TTGAGTAGTGAAATTTCGCTAACTCCTATAGGTCGAGAATCCATTCATAAACTTGAAAGCGCATTACTTGCTGGGACCCTTTTAAGACCAGAAGTGTTATCAATGCTTAAGGAGTCTTCAGAAAGGCTTACCTGGGTTGATTCGCTTGCTGTAGCAGCTGCAGCTTTAGCTAGGGAAAAAGCCAAAATGTCTATTTCTCAAATAGCTGAAGAATTAGGTAGATCAGAAGCAACCATAAAGAATCATCTTGCAGGAAAAACTAAAGCGGGACAACTTGTAAAAGAAACTTATGAGAAATTTGCTTCTAAAGGTGTGGAAATTCCAAGTTTAAGCTTTATTGATGAAATAGAATCATTAAAAAAGCAACTTGAAGAAGAGCGTAACCGAAAATTGACTCTTGAGAAAAAATTAATTAACATTAAGGAGAAACTTCAATTATTATTGACTGAAATATAA
- a CDS encoding KaiC domain-containing protein: MKVKTGIPGLDEILNGGIPSRNVVLLSGGPGTGKTIFGQQFLFNGVLNGSAGVYVALEEHPVQIRVNMAQFGWDVKHYEAEGKFAIVDAFTSGIGEAAKREKYVVQAVDDFPMLIDIIRAAIKDLNAERVVVDSVTTLYITKPALARSMVLQLKKVLSGLGCTSLLISQVSVTERGFGGPGVEHAADGIIRLDLDEVNGELYRSLIVWKMRGTAHSMRRHPFEITNNGIIVYANKTLSVTSKRSEELTFNNQ; this comes from the coding sequence ATGAAAGTTAAAACTGGAATTCCAGGGTTAGATGAAATTCTTAATGGAGGCATACCATCTAGAAATGTTGTTTTACTTTCGGGCGGTCCAGGAACAGGCAAAACTATCTTTGGACAGCAATTTTTATTTAATGGAGTTTTAAATGGTAGTGCTGGTGTATATGTAGCTTTAGAAGAGCACCCCGTTCAAATTAGAGTTAACATGGCTCAGTTTGGATGGGATGTTAAGCATTATGAAGCTGAAGGAAAATTCGCTATTGTTGATGCTTTTACAAGCGGTATTGGTGAAGCTGCTAAAAGAGAAAAATATGTTGTTCAAGCTGTTGATGACTTTCCCATGTTAATTGATATTATTAGAGCTGCTATTAAAGATTTAAATGCTGAAAGAGTTGTTGTAGATTCTGTTACAACATTATATATAACTAAACCTGCTCTTGCTAGAAGTATGGTCCTTCAATTAAAGAAGGTTCTTTCAGGGCTTGGATGTACATCACTTCTTATAAGCCAAGTAAGTGTTACTGAAAGAGGGTTTGGTGGACCCGGCGTAGAACATGCTGCTGATGGAATAATAAGATTAGATTTAGATGAAGTAAATGGCGAACTTTATAGAAGCTTAATTGTTTGGAAAATGCGTGGAACAGCTCATTCGATGAGAAGACACCCATTTGAAATAACTAATAATGGGATAATTGTATACGCTAATAAAACATTATCTGTAACTTCTAAACGGTCAGAAGAATTAACTTTTAATAATCAATAA
- a CDS encoding 2-phosphosulfolactate phosphatase, protein MSFLKLGFSAKDAVKAAERKDITIIIDVLRCSSTIISLLAKGAKEIFIAKSLREAREIHSKLENSILVGERHGIKPKGFNFGNSPLEFTKEDVKEKSVILTTTSGAKAIYAAKNSEATFIGAFLNAKFVSEAAFKKAKGKTISLIASGKKNEFSLEDFICCGAIASELIKLGSKEFDDGIKAAILAWKTASLNLKGTIKNGTHAKYLIQKGFEKDVEFCSNLNTINIVPIYKNGIIQKL, encoded by the coding sequence ATGAGCTTTTTAAAACTTGGTTTTTCAGCAAAAGATGCTGTTAAAGCAGCTGAAAGAAAAGATATTACTATAATTATTGATGTATTAAGATGCAGCTCAACTATAATTTCTTTATTAGCTAAAGGTGCAAAAGAAATTTTTATAGCTAAATCTTTAAGAGAAGCTAGGGAAATTCACTCCAAGTTAGAAAACTCTATTTTAGTTGGGGAGAGACATGGAATAAAACCTAAAGGATTCAACTTTGGTAATTCACCATTAGAGTTTACTAAGGAAGATGTTAAAGAAAAAAGCGTGATTTTAACTACAACTAGTGGGGCTAAAGCTATTTATGCAGCAAAAAATAGTGAAGCAACTTTTATAGGAGCATTTTTAAATGCTAAATTTGTTTCTGAAGCTGCATTTAAAAAAGCTAAAGGAAAAACAATTTCGTTAATAGCTTCAGGAAAAAAGAATGAATTTTCTCTTGAAGACTTCATTTGTTGCGGTGCAATCGCATCAGAGTTAATAAAACTTGGGAGCAAAGAATTTGATGATGGAATTAAAGCTGCGATACTAGCTTGGAAAACTGCAAGCTTAAACCTTAAAGGAACAATTAAAAATGGGACTCATGCAAAATACTTAATTCAAAAAGGTTTTGAAAAAGATGTAGAGTTTTGTAGCAATCTTAACACTATAAATATAGTGCCAATCTACAAAAATGGAATTATACAGAAACTTTAA
- a CDS encoding lipoate--protein ligase family protein — protein sequence MKTISWRLVNFEGTNPYYNIALEEAIAKIVGKGEASNTVRFWRNERAVVLGRFQSVEVEVDLNACIKHNVAIVRRFTGGGAVYHDLGNLNYSIIVNKGNISLGNIQKFFRKGCLSVIEALKILGLNPSFKEPSSILINEKKVSGAAGALRWNAIVYHSCILISANLSVLKEVLNCFKPEYNPSEKWVSNKKFDVNNLKNFMNKELSLEDVKEALKKGFEKVYEGKLYEDTLSLKELKLAEKLYKSKYCTHEWIYNGVEL from the coding sequence TTGAAGACAATTAGTTGGCGCTTAGTAAATTTTGAGGGCACTAATCCATACTATAATATAGCTTTAGAGGAGGCTATTGCAAAAATTGTTGGAAAAGGTGAAGCATCAAATACTGTAAGATTCTGGAGGAATGAAAGAGCAGTCGTTTTAGGTAGATTCCAATCAGTAGAAGTTGAAGTTGATTTAAATGCTTGTATTAAACATAATGTAGCTATTGTAAGACGGTTTACTGGAGGGGGAGCAGTTTATCATGATTTAGGAAACTTAAATTATTCTATAATAGTTAATAAGGGAAATATTTCATTAGGAAATATTCAAAAGTTTTTTAGGAAGGGTTGTCTAAGCGTAATTGAGGCTTTAAAAATTTTAGGTTTAAATCCGAGTTTTAAAGAACCAAGTAGTATTTTAATTAATGAGAAAAAAGTTTCTGGTGCTGCTGGAGCTTTAAGATGGAATGCCATAGTTTATCATAGTTGTATTCTTATTTCAGCGAATTTATCAGTATTAAAAGAAGTTTTAAATTGTTTTAAACCTGAGTATAACCCTTCTGAAAAATGGGTTTCTAATAAAAAATTTGATGTAAATAACTTGAAAAATTTTATGAATAAAGAATTAAGCTTAGAAGACGTAAAGGAAGCTTTAAAAAAAGGTTTCGAAAAAGTTTATGAAGGAAAATTATATGAGGATACATTAAGTTTAAAAGAATTAAAGCTTGCGGAAAAACTTTACAAAAGCAAATACTGTACTCATGAATGGATTTATAATGGAGTGGAGTTATAA
- a CDS encoding ribose 1,5-bisphosphate isomerase, which translates to MNSLNFLDEAIEEIKSMKVRGAGKIARFAVETLGKVVEASNAKTPNELFMELREASKKLLSSRPTAVSLPNGVRFVMHKANLLLKENPSIEEFKNRISIIVKEFINKSEGALDKIAIFGSKRIEDGETIMTHCNSAAVIAILRKAYDEGKKIKVYVTETRPLYQGRITAKQLGKIGIKTILIIDSAARYFMNDVDKVLVGADAIAVNGAVINKIGTSMIALAAYEARTQFLVAAETYKFSPETMIGELIQIEERNREEVISNEELKEILNCEVRNPAFDVTPPEYIDAIITEEGIIPPQAAFYILQKSFGELTPEELAEYKAYKPIEEF; encoded by the coding sequence TTGAATAGTTTAAATTTTTTAGATGAAGCTATTGAAGAAATTAAAAGCATGAAAGTTAGGGGAGCTGGAAAAATAGCAAGATTTGCTGTAGAAACTTTAGGTAAAGTAGTTGAAGCTTCAAATGCTAAAACTCCAAATGAACTCTTTATGGAGTTACGTGAAGCTTCAAAAAAGCTTCTTTCTTCTAGACCAACAGCTGTTTCTTTACCTAATGGTGTAAGATTTGTTATGCATAAAGCTAATTTATTGTTAAAAGAAAATCCTTCAATAGAGGAATTTAAGAATAGAATTTCAATAATAGTTAAAGAATTTATAAATAAATCTGAAGGAGCCTTAGATAAAATTGCTATTTTTGGATCTAAAAGAATAGAGGATGGGGAAACAATAATGACTCATTGCAACAGTGCAGCAGTTATAGCTATTTTAAGAAAAGCTTATGATGAAGGAAAGAAAATTAAAGTTTATGTTACGGAAACTAGACCTTTATATCAAGGTAGAATAACAGCTAAACAACTTGGTAAAATAGGAATTAAAACAATATTAATTATTGATAGCGCAGCTAGATACTTTATGAATGATGTTGATAAAGTTCTGGTTGGTGCTGATGCAATAGCAGTTAATGGAGCGGTAATAAATAAAATTGGAACATCAATGATAGCTTTAGCAGCTTATGAAGCAAGAACTCAATTTCTAGTTGCAGCTGAGACATATAAGTTTAGTCCTGAAACAATGATTGGAGAGTTAATTCAAATCGAAGAAAGAAATAGAGAAGAAGTTATTTCTAATGAAGAATTAAAAGAAATTTTAAATTGCGAAGTTAGAAACCCTGCATTTGATGTTACTCCACCAGAATATATAGATGCAATTATAACTGAGGAGGGGATTATTCCACCTCAAGCAGCATTTTATATTTTGCAAAAATCTTTTGGAGAATTAACACCAGAAGAGTTAGCTGAGTATAAAGCATATAAACCAATTGAAGAATTCTAA